The Oscillatoria acuminata PCC 6304 genomic interval AGGAAAAAACCCTGTTTCTCAATCAATACCTTCGTCAATCTAACCGCAACTGGCCCCCACAGGAATGTTGGTGAATACTGCCCAGAGTGGATAAGCATTTAAAAATCTGACCCAATAAAACAGGGTCTTTCCTGGGCTAATGTAAATGTCTTATGTAGTTGTGGTAAACAGTAAGTGTCCTCCGTTAGCCTTCCCTAGAGTTGGCTAAGGTATTGGTTTAATGTAAATGATATATTTACCCTTCCCTGGAGTTGGCTAAGGTATTGGTCTAATATAAATGATAGATTTATAAGTTTTAATACAGTATCCTCAAGGGATCTCGACAGTTAAAATAACAGTAGTTAAAATATAAATATAGGAATTCTAACGGATTGGCAACGAATCCGTTAGAATTCCTATGCTTAAAAATACCTCCTCAGAAATAAGTTAAATAACCCCCATGAAAAAGTTAAAACTTGACTTTAGTGCTTGCCAGCGTTTTTGGGCGGTAGCCAAGCCATACTGGTGGGATTCTCAAGAAAGGTGGAAAGCTATTGGTTTGCTGGTATTGGTGATGTTTTTATTAATGCTCCACGCCCAGATGAATGTTCTCCAAAACAGCCAAAGAGGAGAGTTTACATCAGCCCTTGCTGAAAAAAATGCAGGCAGATTTTGGCAAGGTGTCTTGACCTATCTCGGGGCTTGTATTATGTTGGTTACTTTCCAAAGTCTTAACTCCTATTTAGAAGAGAAAACTCGGTGGTTTTGGCGCAGTTGGCTGACAAGTTCTTATCTGCAAAAGTACATGACAAATCGCAACTTTTATAGGTTGGGTTATTGGACGGCAAAAATTGATAATCCAGACCAGAGAATTTCTCAAGATATTGAAAGATTTTGCCAGATGTCTCTGGTTTTATTTATGAGCTTTAGCTCATCTTTGGTGAATATTATTGCTTTTGGGGTCGTTCTCTGGTCAATGTCTCACAATCTGGTAATTTTACTGATTCTGTATGCGGGTGTGGGAATGCTGATCACGACGGTGGGATTTGGCCGGATTTTAATTCCCCTACAAACCGAGCAACTCAAGCAAGAAGCTAATTTCAGATTTGGCTTGGTACGCATTCGGGAAAATGCTGAATCGATTGCATTTTATGGAGGAGATAATCGTGAATTAAATAATGTTAAGCAGATATTTAAAGCGGTTTTAAGTAATTATAACAAAATTATTCTATGGGAGACAAAATTAGCCTTTTTTAGCAGTGGCTATCAAGTAATTACTTGGATATTACCGGCTGTAATTCTCGGCCCAAGAATCTTGTCAGGTGAAACTGAGGTAGGGATTTTAGTCGAAGCAGGAGGGGCTTTTATAAATGTATTTAACTCTCTAATTGTTGTTGTTAGAATGTTTAAAAATATCACTCGTTTTGTGGCAGCAATTGAGCGGTTAGAGAGTTTTAAACAATTTTTGGAAGAACCCAATACATCACCAATAGATGAGAATATGACTATTAATACGATTGAAGAGTCCAGCTTAATATTAGAACATATAACTTTGCAAACTCCCAATTATCAACGGACTTTAGTGAAGGATGTATCTGTAGAAATGCAGTCGGGAGAAAGATTGCTAATTGTGGGGGTAAGCGGTTGTGGCAAGAGTTCGATTTTACGAGTGATCGCCGGTTTGTGGAACTCTGGAACTGGAACAATTCACCGACCGAAATTAGGGGAGATTCTTTTTTTAACCCAACGTCCTTATATGATTTTAGGTTCTCTGCGCGATCAACTGCTTTATCCTAACACGAACCTGAATATTTCTGATTTAGAAATATATCAAGTATTAAAACAAGTTAATTTGCCAGAGTTAGCGGAAAGGTTTGGGGGTTTAGATGCGATCGAAGACTGGGATCATGTGTTATCAATAGGAGAACAACAGCGAGTTGCTTTTGCTCGTTTGTTGCTGACACATCCTCGTTATGCCATTTTAGACGAAGCGACGAGTGCTCTGGATATGAAAAATGAGCAAAGTCTCTATAACCATTTGCAAAAGCTATCTACAATTTATCTTAGTGTAGGACATCGCCCGACCTTGTTACAATATCACCACAAAGTTTTGGAAGTCCATGACGATGAAACTTGGCGCGTGATTTCTGCCCAAGATTACAATTTCATGTCAATGAATTGATTGGGAGATAACGCTGAAACGGTGAACAGGGCTTTATGCACGTTGATTAGTTTGTTTGCGAAAAATCGTCAAGTCATTTGAACTCAGCAGGAAAGAAACCCGGTTTCTGGGGTTCTTGGGGATCCTGGATGAGGGGAAAGAAACCGAGGGCTGCGATCATCTTTGTATCCTAAGTAAGATGTTCGGAAGAAACGCAGTTTCTGGAACCCCAGAGACAAGAAGCCGCGTTTCTGGGATAATTTATATATCCTAACCGAGATTTTCGTCAATTACCCGGTTTCTCAATTCTCCAAGAGGTGATGATATGCAGTTGAGGTTTGAATGGCATGAAGAAAAAGCCGAAAATAACCTCAAAAAACACGGAATTAGTTTTGAGGAAGCAAAAACCGTTTTCAATGACCCATTATCGATCACCATCCCTGACACCCAGCACTCTGATAATGAAGAACGCTATATTGATATGGGTCGGTCTAGTCAAGGTCAGTTACTTGTTGTAGTTTACACAGAACGTCAAGCGAACATTCGGATTATTAGTTGTCGTCAAGCTACTAAAACAGAGAGGAAAATCTATGAACAATCCTAATTTTGACCAGCCAGATACCACGGATGATGAAATGCTTCCGGAATATGATTTTACCGGGGGCGATCGCGGCAAGCATTACGAGGCATATCGCCGAGGACATACGGTCACCATTCATCAAACCGATCGCCCGGATATTGTTCAATATTTTACCCTGGAAGATGGAGCAATTATGCTCGATCCCGATGTGCTGGAATATTTCCCTGATGCTGAAACGGCGAACAGGGCTTTACGCACTTTGATTAGTTTGTTTCCGAAAAATCGTCAGGTCATTTGAAGTCAGCAGGAAAGAAACTCGGTTTCTGGGGCTTGAGCCATCGGGTTAATGCAATAATTAGTGGTGACCATAAATGTCAGGGGGCAAATTTCCAGAAGATGTCTGATGAAGTGGAGGAGTTTGTTTCACGGTTTCCCCGGAAGCCGACTCCCAGCAACTCCCCAGATGATTTGTTTGAAATTCAACATACAGGGGAGTGGAATTATCAAATAGAAGGGGGCGGAACTAAAATTTTTATTGATGGGTATCGATACCGGACTATCTTGGAGGCAAAATATGTGAACAACCCTGAGCGCAGTCCCTATATTCCGAATTCCCAAATCCCCAATTTCATTCGCCAGAAAATCGTCAAGCAAATTCGCGATGAATTTCGGCGTCTAGCGAATGTGATTAAAGACCCACTTACTCCCTTTGAATCTTTAGAGGTAATTACCAATCATTCAGAAGCTAAAGCTTTGTTTGAGGAATTACTGCAAGAGTTTAATATTGTAAGCGACGTAGTTATCAGAGAATAAGGAGTTTCCATGAAAATGCTGCTGTTGTTTATCGGTGAAGATGAAAAATTTAATCTCAGTCAAGTTGCCGATAGTTTAACAAAAATTCCCAATATTCAAAACTTCAAGCAAGGCGATTTTGTTGGCTCCATATTAGAATGCGAGTTCTCCGAAAAAACCGATTTTACCATCATCCGGTTAAGCGATGATTTAGAAACCATCTCTATCGATGGGGATGGAGAGGCCAGCTTAAAAATCGCGTTAGAAATCCAAAAGCACTATCCGCAAAATCTGCGCTTAATTGACTCTAATTACAGTTTCGATATAGAGTTAGCAGAGATTAAATCAGTCGGTCAATTGCGGCATCAGATGCGAGAATCAGCCTCGTTTCAATTACCTGTGTGAAAATTGCCAGTGAAACCGGGACTAGGTGGCGTCAATTGAAAAACCGGGTTTCTATCCCAAATCTGTGGCAAGTAAGCCAAAATCTAGGCAGAAACCCGGTTTCTTGTCCCTTGAGTTCTCTAAGCGGCGAGAACTGGGGCACTCATCGGAACAACGGGTTCCGAGAGGAGTTGGTTATAAACGAGGGCGAGTCGATTGGCGACACTCTCCCAGCTAAAGGCTAATTCTACTCGCAGGCAACCGGAACCTCCGAGTTCATCGCGCCATTCGGGGTTGCTGAGGATCCGGTCGATCGCCACTGCAAAGGCCCGTTCATCTTTCGGAGGGGCCAAGAGTCCGGTGATTTCCGGGACGACGGTGAATTTTAATCCACCCACATCGGAGGCAACGACGGGAGTCCGACTTGCCATTGCTTCGATCGCCACTAATCCAAAAGGTTCATAGTGACTGGGGACGACACAGACATCGGCGGCAGCATAGTACAGATGCAGGTTGGTTTTGCCTAACTGTCCGGGGAAGGTGGTAATGTCATCAATTCCCAGTTCTTTGACGATGCCATGAATGCGATCGCGTTCGATGCCATCACTCTGTCCGGGACGATAACCGCCTCCGATAATCAGTTGCAGCTTGTCGCGATCGCTCTCTAATAAGCTCGATTGTCCCACGGCACGAACCAAAGTCTCGATTCCTTTCCGGCGATCGAACCGACCCACATAAAGCACCACTTTCGCATCAGGTTTAATCCCTAATTCTGCTCGCGCTTCGGCCCGAGTGACACTGCCAAATCGGTTGATATCCGTCCCACAGGGAATCACTTCAATTTCCCCTTTTGTGGAGACGAGTTTCCTCATGTGCTGTTGTTCTTGGGGACTGGTGGCAATGATGCGATCGGCTGTTTCCAAACAGGCTTTTTCCGTTGCCAGTCGGGTGGTGGCGATCGCCGGTTTATCCGTGACGGATTGATACTTAACCGCACCTAGGGAATGATAGGTATGCACCAGTCGCAGCGGTTGATGCTTGGATAGTTCCATTCCCACCCAAGAAGATAACCAGTAATGGCTATGAATCAGGGAATATTGAATACCTTCTCTGCTTTGGAATTCCTGGAACGCTTTGACAAACTCAGGCAGGTATCCAAATATTTTATCTCGACCAATAAACTTAGCGGGTCCTGCACTTAGGCGGATAGTTCGACAATCGGGATGGTGATTCACAATTGCCGCTTGTTCGGGATGATTTCGGCGGGTAAACATATCTACCTTCCATCCGAGTTGGGCAAGGGCCAAGCCGACTTGGAGAACGTAAACGTTTTGGCCTCCGGCCTCTTCCTTACCGATTTCTGCGGCGGGGTCGCCCGTAACAGAAATTAAAGCAATCCGATTTTTGTTTAGGTTTAGCATAACTTTGATCTTCACCTCATGCCTTGTTAGCTTGCTGAATTGCTCAATGGGTTTCATGCCATGAAGCTCAGACAAACCGAACAAATTACTCGTCTAAGGACACTAATGAGATCGCGCAAATGAATAAAGTTTACCGATCTTTCAGTCTCGTCTCAAGGCCGACGGGGTTAGCTGATGGGCGAGGATTGAGAGATATCCCTTTTCTAGGTTTAGAAAATAAGCCCCTGACTGGGTTCCCCCGCTTCAGTTGTTGGATAGGATTAGCAAAATTTATCCCAGACATTAAACCGGGTTATGCAAACCCCCAACTGAATTAGGCTGACTTATTGAACTACTGGTAATATAACCTACTCCCGGTTAAATTTTCCATCTCTCGAAAGATGTATTTGTTGTGGTCGCAAATCGGTGGACGCCATCTATCTAAAGGTAGATGTTTTTATCTATCTTTAGATATAGATTTTGGAATTTTTGGGGAAAACCTCGGAGATTAGGGTCCAGACGGTGGCCAGATGAGGGATGCTTTTTTTCGGGGAAAATGAGCCGGATTGGGGAGGTTCCCCCAGGGTTGCAGTTGGGGGGGACATGGGTGCAATTCTCCGAAAGCGGTTGAGGATCTTGATATGTTTGTCGCAACAAAACGGATGACAAGACCTGGGAATGGAGCGCCTTTAAATTGCGATCGCCATTTCCTGGCATTTCCTTGTCTAGAAGTGCAGGGGTGTGATATATTAATTGATTGTGCCGAATTAATGGAAGTCCATGCCTAAACTGAAAACCAGAAAGGCTGCTGCCAAGCGCTTTAGAGCCACAGGCAGTGGTAAGATCAAGCGTCGGAAAGCCTACAAAAGCCACTTACTCGAACACAAATCGGCTGCTCGCAGAAATCGGTTGTCCAAGAGCGCCCTTGTCAGCGAGCAGGATGAAAAAAACGTGCATTTAATGATGCCGTATTTGTAAAAAGCTAGAAGCTCGATTTGTGACGACAGAAGCCAGATAGCTTCACACCCCCAAAGGTCGGATTATCTCTGGCTTCCTAGTCCGGTAGCGGGGGTAAAACCCCTCTCCAATCGAGGGAATGGATTGATTGCTCAGATTTGTACAAATAAAGGAAAGTAACCATGACACGGGTAAAACGCGGGAACGTTGCACGCAACCGCCGCAAAAAGATACTGAAAATGGCCAAGGGATTTCGGGGTTCGCACTCGAAACTGTTCCGGACAGCCAATCAGCAGGTGATGAAAGCCCTGCGGAATTCCTATCGCGATCGCCGCAATCGGAAGCGTGATTTTCGCCGTCTGTGGATCGCCCGGATTAACGCCGCCTCTCGGATGCATGGCATGAGCTACAGTCAATTAATTGGCAATCTCAAGAAAGCCAATATTCAGCTCAACCGCAAGATGCTCTCTCAAATGGCAATTTTGGACCCGGCGAGTTTTGCCAAAGTTGTAGAACTGGCCGCTCAAGCCAAAGCATAAATGATGATGCAGCCAGAGGGCAAAAGGATCAAGGGTTTTTTGCTTGTTGTTGCCTTTTGCCTTTGGCCCTGGGGCCAAGTTGTCCAGGGGGCGGAATTCGCCGAAATTCAGCAACGGGGTCAACTGATTGTGGCGGTGAAGGATAATGTCCGCCCAATGGGTTTTACAGAGGGCAGCGGCAATTTGCAAGGCTTTGAAATTGATATTGCACGACGGTTAGCCCAGGAGTTGCTGGGGAGTTCGGAAGCAGTGGAACTGGTCCCGGTGGAGAATCGCGATCGCCTTGCGGTGGTGATGTCGGGTCAAGTGGATCTGGCGATCGCCCGAGTGACGGCAACGCCATCGCGATCGCGGGTGGTTTATTTCAGCCGGCCCTACTACCTAGATGGGGCCAAAATTATCACCCGAGACCCCTCAATTCGGCAACTCTCGGACCTAGCGGGTCAAGCAGTCGCCGTTCTGAATGCCTCCAGTACCATTCCCCTGTTGGAATTTCGACTTCCTCAAGCCCAGTTAGTCCCTGTAGACTCTTACCAAGAGGCGCAACGGCTAATCGAATCCGGTTCCGTCCGTGCCTTCGCTGCTGATGCCAGTATTTTGACCGGGTGGGTACAGCAATATCCCCAATACAGACTGCTGCCAGTCCAGTTGTCTACTCAACCTCTGGCAGTGGTGATGCCAAAAGGATTGCAATATGCCCAACTGCACTCCCGAGTCAATCAGGCGATCGCCCAGTGGCATCAGGAAGGCTGGTTACAAGAACGGGCCGAATACTGGGGTTTACCTGTGGTGGAAGTCACCCCGGCTCGCCCCTAGGGTGAGGGTCAAGACCTCATCCCTGAGCAATCCAGATAATCAAAATAAACAAGATAATCAAAATTGTAGGACAGTTTAATCAGTTAATTTAAACGGCATGGATACCTATAACTCTCTTCCCCTTCTTTACCTCTCGATTTTGCTGGGATTACTCGCAGTTGCGGCTTGGGCAGTGGTGCGCCAAGTCCTCAGAACTCGCAAGATCGAACTGAACCTTTCTCGGTTACAACAGACCCTTTCCAAAGACAAAGGAACCGCCGAAGAATATTATGAACTCGGCAGTATTTATTTGGATAAGCAACTCTATACCCAAGCCCTTGTTCAGTTCCAAAAGGCTTTAAAATGTAAAGCCCCCATTGATGAGGAAAGTAGAGCGCTCATCTATAATGCTTTAGGGTATAGCTATGCTTCATTAGAGCAGTATGACTTAGGGATTCGGCAATATAAAGACGCCTTAAAGTTTAATCCAGAATATGTTACCGCCTGGAATAATCTCGGGTTTGCTTATGATCGCAAAGGGTTAACCGCTCAGGCTTTAGAAGCCTACGAAAAAGCCCAGGAACTCGACCCGAACAATAAAACCGCCACTAAACGAGTGGCTTCCCTTCGCAAACGACTGCCCACAGCAACCTCATAAACGCGGCTCAGTCTAGGGTTAGAGGGCAGAGGGGGAACGCTCCCTCTGTCCCCTCTGTGGCTAATTCTTCCCGGCTGATTCTTGGGGTATTTGGGGCGTTACTGGGGGATTCACCGGACTAAAGAGGGGTCACCCCAAGGTGAAATATATTCTTTTATAAAAAAAAACGAGACTGTAGAAGGTGTCCTAGAAAAAAAGGGTACGTTATGATCGCAACAAGCCCCGTCTCAACCAGTCCCCGTTAAGGGGAGAGATGATATAACCTTGCTCGGTTTGGAGAATCATTCATGACCAACGTACCATCAAATCAGAACCCCCTGTACCGGAATGCCCTGGAACCTCTGGTTCTTGAGGAATCACAACGGCAATTGCAGCAACTCCCGCCGAAAATGCTGGGGTCTCTCAAGCCTGAGCGAGTTTTAGCTCAGGTTGTAGCTTATGCCTTGAATCGACTCCCGGGTTTGTATGCCACGAGCGATCGCGGGTGGCAATTTCAACAACATCAGGCTCAAAAATTAAGACCCCAAATTGTGATGGCGGTCCGCCAAGGATTTGCTGCGGTTCAACGGGATCCGCTGACTCCAGTTTGGAATGATGCTCCGGAACCGGAACCGGAAGCCTCTGATACCAATGAGAGGCGTGCACAGGCTAGACGTCGGATTGCCTCATACCGCTCTTTTAAGGGGTAAAATTGGGGGCGATCGCACCGAAAACTTCAATTCGATTTTTTAACATCAGAAATTTTCAGCGCCAGTGGACAAAGGAAATATTTGTTCAGGAAACAATCAAGATATTGGGGAGTGAGAATTGCGTGGCGATCGCGCCTTGGTCCATCCCTGAGTATGGGATTAACAATTCGTGATCATGACTCATTAAATTGATTCTTTAATTAAGCTGAAATGACTCTGGCCAACACCGGATCAATTTTGTGGTGCATCGGATCCGGCACTCACCCTGTTTTCCCTGCGGGTAATTCAGACCCGCAGACCCATTCAGGATTCTCTCCCCTTCATCCCAAACTCTTGATCCTATCCGGTGGAGTTAAAAACTGAGTAGAACCCTTAAATAAATTCTATCCAAAGATAGAGAAGCGCAGGGCAATTCCCACGATAGTTATGTGGTATTATAACATATAAAGAAGGTCAGAATTTTCGGCTGCGATCGGGACGGGAAAACCCCTTTTAATTCTAAACTCGGGGTCAGATGGATAAAGCAGTGGATAAAAATTTAGAGTGGCTCTTAGAAATTCATCCGAGCGGAGAGTTTAGCTCAAAATAGCCTAAATCATCCCCTGACTCCTCGGAATCGACCTCAAAAGTCAGTCCAAAAATGTCAGGCCAACCCATCATCATACACAGAAAAAGCACTCATGAGATCGGACCTATCCTGGAAATCGGCAGGCTCGCGCCGGACATGGATCCCGTATTTCGTGTTGGTCGTAACGTTGCTGCTGACTGCCCTGGCCTCCTATACGGTTGATCGAACTTCCAAATCTAAAGAGCGGTTACGGTTCCAGAATGCAATCGAACGGACGACTGACAGCATTGAGAAGCGGCTAGACACTTACCTGGCCTTGCTGCGTGCGGGAAGGGGATTATTTGCAGCGAATCAGACCGTGAGTCGCGAGCAATTCCATCAATTTATTTATAATTTGGAACTCCCCGAACGGTATCCGGGAATCCAGGGAATTGGTTTTTCCGTGCGAGTCAATCCGGAAGAAACCGAGAGGATCCTGGCGGAAATCCAAACCTACAATCCAGGGCGTTTGGCGATTACCCCTGACTATGAGCGATCGGAATATCATGCGATTTTATATATCGAACCTTTAGATGCCCGGAACCGAGGGGCGCTCGGTTTCGATATGTTCAGTGAACCCGTGCGGCGGGCGGCAATGGAACGGGCGCGGGATACTGGGGTGGCGGCGGCATCTGGTCCGGTGACCTTGGTGCAGGAGGTTGAAAAATACAAACAGGCAGGATTTCTGATTTATCTGCCAATTTATCGCACGGGGGTGATCCCTCAGAGCGTGGATGAGCGGCGATCGCAATTGTGGGGTTTTATCTACAGTCCCTTTCGTGTCGATAATCTCCTCAGGGGAATTTTCGCCAAGGAACAATATCCCACGGTAGATTTTGAAATTTATGATGGGAGTCAGCTGACCCCAGAATTACTGCTGCATTCCTCCCACGAATTCCAAGGGAGAAATAGCCAATCTCATCGCCCCACATTTCGATCAATGCGAACCTTGGATGTGGCGGGACGAACCTGGACGATCGCCTTTGCCTCCACCCCAGAATTCGACCAACTCTCCGGTAGAAATCTGGTTCCCTATATCTGCGGCAGTGGACTGCTCATCGCTTCTATCTTATTTCTCCTGACGCGATCGCAAGCCCAAGCC includes:
- a CDS encoding ABC transporter ATP-binding protein/permease, which codes for MKKLKLDFSACQRFWAVAKPYWWDSQERWKAIGLLVLVMFLLMLHAQMNVLQNSQRGEFTSALAEKNAGRFWQGVLTYLGACIMLVTFQSLNSYLEEKTRWFWRSWLTSSYLQKYMTNRNFYRLGYWTAKIDNPDQRISQDIERFCQMSLVLFMSFSSSLVNIIAFGVVLWSMSHNLVILLILYAGVGMLITTVGFGRILIPLQTEQLKQEANFRFGLVRIRENAESIAFYGGDNRELNNVKQIFKAVLSNYNKIILWETKLAFFSSGYQVITWILPAVILGPRILSGETEVGILVEAGGAFINVFNSLIVVVRMFKNITRFVAAIERLESFKQFLEEPNTSPIDENMTINTIEESSLILEHITLQTPNYQRTLVKDVSVEMQSGERLLIVGVSGCGKSSILRVIAGLWNSGTGTIHRPKLGEILFLTQRPYMILGSLRDQLLYPNTNLNISDLEIYQVLKQVNLPELAERFGGLDAIEDWDHVLSIGEQQRVAFARLLLTHPRYAILDEATSALDMKNEQSLYNHLQKLSTIYLSVGHRPTLLQYHHKVLEVHDDETWRVISAQDYNFMSMN
- a CDS encoding BrnT family toxin, with amino-acid sequence MQLRFEWHEEKAENNLKKHGISFEEAKTVFNDPLSITIPDTQHSDNEERYIDMGRSSQGQLLVVVYTERQANIRIISCRQATKTERKIYEQS
- a CDS encoding glycosyltransferase family 4 protein, whose translation is MLNLNKNRIALISVTGDPAAEIGKEEAGGQNVYVLQVGLALAQLGWKVDMFTRRNHPEQAAIVNHHPDCRTIRLSAGPAKFIGRDKIFGYLPEFVKAFQEFQSREGIQYSLIHSHYWLSSWVGMELSKHQPLRLVHTYHSLGAVKYQSVTDKPAIATTRLATEKACLETADRIIATSPQEQQHMRKLVSTKGEIEVIPCGTDINRFGSVTRAEARAELGIKPDAKVVLYVGRFDRRKGIETLVRAVGQSSLLESDRDKLQLIIGGGYRPGQSDGIERDRIHGIVKELGIDDITTFPGQLGKTNLHLYYAAADVCVVPSHYEPFGLVAIEAMASRTPVVASDVGGLKFTVVPEITGLLAPPKDERAFAVAIDRILSNPEWRDELGGSGCLRVELAFSWESVANRLALVYNQLLSEPVVPMSAPVLAA
- the rpmI gene encoding 50S ribosomal protein L35, which translates into the protein MPKLKTRKAAAKRFRATGSGKIKRRKAYKSHLLEHKSAARRNRLSKSALVSEQDEKNVHLMMPYL
- the rplT gene encoding 50S ribosomal protein L20, whose amino-acid sequence is MTRVKRGNVARNRRKKILKMAKGFRGSHSKLFRTANQQVMKALRNSYRDRRNRKRDFRRLWIARINAASRMHGMSYSQLIGNLKKANIQLNRKMLSQMAILDPASFAKVVELAAQAKA
- a CDS encoding transporter substrate-binding domain-containing protein, whose protein sequence is MLVVAFCLWPWGQVVQGAEFAEIQQRGQLIVAVKDNVRPMGFTEGSGNLQGFEIDIARRLAQELLGSSEAVELVPVENRDRLAVVMSGQVDLAIARVTATPSRSRVVYFSRPYYLDGAKIITRDPSIRQLSDLAGQAVAVLNASSTIPLLEFRLPQAQLVPVDSYQEAQRLIESGSVRAFAADASILTGWVQQYPQYRLLPVQLSTQPLAVVMPKGLQYAQLHSRVNQAIAQWHQEGWLQERAEYWGLPVVEVTPARP
- a CDS encoding tetratricopeptide repeat protein; this translates as MDTYNSLPLLYLSILLGLLAVAAWAVVRQVLRTRKIELNLSRLQQTLSKDKGTAEEYYELGSIYLDKQLYTQALVQFQKALKCKAPIDEESRALIYNALGYSYASLEQYDLGIRQYKDALKFNPEYVTAWNNLGFAYDRKGLTAQALEAYEKAQELDPNNKTATKRVASLRKRLPTATS
- a CDS encoding late competence development ComFB family protein, which translates into the protein MTNVPSNQNPLYRNALEPLVLEESQRQLQQLPPKMLGSLKPERVLAQVVAYALNRLPGLYATSDRGWQFQQHQAQKLRPQIVMAVRQGFAAVQRDPLTPVWNDAPEPEPEASDTNERRAQARRRIASYRSFKG